From Xylocopilactobacillus apis, a single genomic window includes:
- a CDS encoding ABC transporter ATP-binding protein yields MSIDGNQILKNVSFELEEGKFYTMLGPSGSGKTTILRVIAGFSNPTSGRILFNGKKINNLPPNKRKINTIFQDYALFPNLNVFDNIAFGLKLQRKNKSEIEERVNQMLKLVQLKGLAEREIDELSGGQKQRVSIARSLVLNPKMLLLDEPLSALDAKLRKDMQYELRELQQRLGITFLFITHDQEEALAMSDFIFVINDGEILQSGTPVDIYDEPINHFVANFIGESNIVSGTMVKDFVVNFVGKDFDCADAGMRPNEPVEVVLRPEDLDITDVDDGKLTVQVDTQIFRGDFYEIIAYDEDHNEWQIQSTNPTKDGATVGINFDPEDIHVMRYGEKEQDFDARLETYED; encoded by the coding sequence ATGAGTATTGATGGGAATCAAATTTTGAAAAATGTCAGTTTTGAATTAGAAGAGGGAAAGTTTTATACGATGCTTGGTCCCTCCGGTTCAGGAAAAACTACAATTTTACGGGTAATAGCAGGTTTTTCAAATCCTACAAGCGGAAGGATTCTTTTTAACGGCAAAAAAATTAATAATTTACCTCCTAATAAAAGAAAAATAAATACCATTTTTCAAGATTATGCACTTTTTCCAAATTTAAATGTGTTTGATAACATTGCATTTGGATTAAAACTACAGCGAAAAAATAAGTCAGAGATTGAAGAGCGGGTTAATCAGATGCTGAAGCTTGTTCAGTTAAAAGGTCTTGCTGAAAGAGAAATTGATGAACTATCGGGCGGTCAAAAACAGCGCGTGTCGATTGCTCGTTCGTTAGTTTTAAATCCGAAGATGCTCTTGTTAGATGAGCCGCTTTCAGCTCTTGATGCAAAACTTCGAAAAGATATGCAGTACGAATTAAGAGAGCTGCAGCAGCGATTGGGAATTACTTTTCTTTTTATCACTCACGATCAGGAAGAAGCTTTGGCGATGAGTGATTTTATTTTTGTTATTAATGACGGGGAAATTTTACAAAGCGGAACACCCGTCGATATTTATGATGAGCCAATTAATCATTTCGTAGCAAATTTTATTGGGGAAAGTAATATTGTATCCGGGACGATGGTTAAAGATTTTGTGGTGAATTTTGTCGGCAAAGATTTTGATTGTGCTGATGCTGGAATGCGGCCAAATGAACCGGTTGAAGTAGTTTTACGGCCGGAAGACTTAGATATTACGGATGTCGATGATGGTAAATTGACAGTTCAGGTTGATACGCAGATTTTTCGGGGCGATTTCTATGAAATTATCGCTTATGATGAAGATCATAATGAATGGCAGATTCAGTCGACCAATCCAACGAAAGATGGAGCGACAGTGGGCATTAATTTTGATCCAGAAGATATTCATGTCATGCGTTACGGCGAAAAAGAGCAAGACTTTGATGCAAGGCTTGAGACCTACGAGGATTAG
- a CDS encoding ABC transporter permease, protein MQRLKKLFLSAPYYLWIALFVVIPIGLIFIYSFQDISGKFTINNYITFFTSPTYLMMALNSILFAFIITIISLVISYPVAWIISKFTQIRDFLILLIVLPMWINLLLKTYAFIGLLSRNGSINNLLAVLGFGKKQFLFTDASFILVAVYVQLPFMILPLYNSITAINRSLINASYDLGASKPQTFFRVIVPLTMPGIKSGIQAIFIPSLSLFMITRLIGGNRVITLGTAIEEHFLSTMNWGMGSTIGVILILAMILIMLLTKESK, encoded by the coding sequence TTGCAAAGATTAAAGAAACTATTTTTATCAGCACCATATTATCTTTGGATTGCTTTATTTGTTGTGATTCCAATCGGGCTTATTTTTATTTACTCATTTCAAGATATCAGCGGTAAATTTACTATTAATAATTACATCACTTTCTTCACCAGTCCGACGTACCTAATGATGGCTTTAAATTCAATTTTGTTTGCCTTTATTATCACAATTATTTCGTTGGTCATTAGTTACCCTGTAGCTTGGATCATTAGCAAATTCACCCAAATTCGTGACTTTTTAATATTACTGATTGTTTTGCCGATGTGGATTAACCTGCTTTTAAAGACCTATGCTTTTATTGGATTGCTCAGCCGCAATGGATCTATTAATAATTTGTTAGCAGTTTTAGGATTTGGCAAAAAACAATTTCTTTTTACCGATGCTTCTTTTATTTTAGTTGCAGTTTATGTTCAGCTGCCATTTATGATTTTGCCCCTCTACAATTCGATTACAGCAATTAACCGTTCGTTAATTAATGCAAGTTATGATTTAGGTGCTTCTAAACCGCAGACTTTTTTTCGTGTGATTGTTCCTCTAACCATGCCCGGAATTAAATCTGGAATTCAGGCAATTTTTATTCCTTCTCTGTCACTTTTTATGATTACTCGTTTAATTGGCGGAAATAGAGTCATAACACTTGGAACAGCGATCGAAGAACATTTTTTAAGTACCATGAATTGGGGAATGGGTTCAACTATTGGCGTAATTTTAATTTTAGCCATGATTTTGATCATGTTATTAACAAAGGAATCTAAGTAA
- the murB gene encoding UDP-N-acetylmuramate dehydrogenase, translating to MEKNNKFVVESKVPIKYDVLMSNYTYTLTGGPAQYLAEPKTFAEISYLVKRSIEFEIPYLILGNASNVIVSDQGLKGLVIITTHFSEIKNNGLKLIVDAGAKLKDIADKAAEESLTGFEFACGIPGTLGGAIFMNAGAYGGEMTDIVKEITALDAKGNIKQYSHDEFSFSYRHSLAQDQNLVILQAVISLQVGSRQEIITKMKELNDRRAARQPLELPSCGSVFRRPPGHFVGPMIQEAGLQGKQIGGAQVSKKHAGFIVNIDHATATDYINLIHLIQETVFQKFGIHLKPEVRFLGFDEQS from the coding sequence GTGGAAAAAAATAATAAATTTGTTGTGGAATCAAAAGTTCCTATTAAATATGATGTTTTGATGTCTAACTATACGTATACTTTAACAGGTGGTCCCGCACAGTATTTGGCAGAACCTAAAACTTTTGCTGAAATTAGTTATTTAGTGAAAAGATCAATTGAGTTTGAAATTCCTTATCTCATATTGGGAAATGCTAGTAACGTCATTGTTTCTGATCAGGGACTGAAAGGACTGGTTATCATTACAACTCATTTCTCAGAAATTAAGAATAACGGTCTAAAATTAATTGTGGATGCAGGTGCAAAGTTAAAGGACATTGCAGATAAAGCAGCTGAAGAATCATTGACTGGATTTGAGTTTGCTTGTGGAATTCCTGGGACTTTGGGCGGAGCCATTTTTATGAATGCGGGAGCATACGGGGGAGAAATGACTGATATAGTTAAGGAGATCACAGCTCTTGACGCCAAAGGTAATATTAAACAATATTCCCACGATGAGTTTTCGTTTAGTTATCGACACAGCTTAGCACAAGATCAAAATCTAGTTATTCTTCAGGCTGTTATTAGTCTTCAGGTCGGGTCTAGACAAGAGATTATAACTAAAATGAAGGAATTAAATGACCGCAGAGCCGCTCGTCAACCGTTAGAGCTGCCTTCTTGTGGTTCTGTGTTTAGGCGTCCACCGGGACATTTTGTAGGTCCAATGATTCAAGAAGCGGGTCTACAAGGTAAGCAGATTGGTGGAGCACAAGTTTCAAAGAAACACGCAGGATTTATTGTTAATATAGATCATGCCACAGCGACCGATTATATTAATTTGATTCATTTAATCCAAGAAACGGTGTTTCAGAAATTTGGAATTCATTTAAAACCAGAAGTTCGTTTTTTAGGCTTTGATGAGCAATCTTAA
- a CDS encoding ABC transporter substrate-binding protein: MKKLLSIFLTICAVCMCLIFFNHRLTHSSAAAKDDDKVLNIFNWGDYIDPTLIKKFENQTGYKVSIQSFDSNESMIEKIRQGGISFDLTVPSEYTVEKMKKMNLLKPIDLNRIHNLKQIDSVFMNRSFDQNNRYSIPYFWGTLGIVYNDKYIKPGEVKHWQDLWSPKYKNAILLIDSVRDVFAASLIPMGKTINTTDTGTLLKAKKSLVELAPNVKAIVADEIKMYMEQEESYLAVDWSGEASEMMNVNKHLHYVVPSEGSNIWIDSFVIPKTAKHFKAIYKFLNFMNEPENAAKNAEYVGYATVNEGARKILPRSIVGNKSFYPDFKTMSHLDTYRDLGQKTVEEYNDFYLEFKMSRQ, translated from the coding sequence ATGAAGAAATTGTTAAGCATTTTTTTAACGATTTGCGCTGTCTGTATGTGTTTGATTTTTTTTAATCATCGACTAACTCATAGCTCCGCAGCCGCTAAGGACGATGATAAAGTTTTAAACATTTTTAATTGGGGTGATTACATTGATCCCACTTTAATTAAAAAATTTGAAAATCAAACAGGCTATAAAGTGTCAATTCAATCATTTGACAGTAATGAATCAATGATTGAAAAAATTCGTCAAGGTGGAATTAGTTTTGATTTAACAGTTCCTTCAGAATATACAGTTGAAAAAATGAAAAAAATGAATTTGTTAAAACCAATTGATCTCAATCGAATTCATAATTTGAAACAAATTGATTCAGTATTTATGAATCGTAGTTTTGATCAAAATAATCGTTACTCAATTCCTTATTTTTGGGGAACACTGGGGATCGTTTATAATGATAAGTATATTAAACCTGGTGAAGTAAAACATTGGCAAGATTTATGGTCTCCCAAGTATAAAAATGCTATTCTGTTAATTGATAGTGTAAGAGATGTTTTTGCTGCTTCATTAATTCCGATGGGAAAAACAATTAATACTACTGATACAGGAACTCTTTTAAAAGCTAAAAAGAGTTTAGTTGAACTAGCACCAAATGTTAAAGCTATCGTTGCTGATGAAATTAAAATGTACATGGAGCAGGAAGAAAGTTATCTGGCAGTTGACTGGTCAGGTGAAGCTTCTGAAATGATGAATGTTAATAAACATTTGCATTATGTAGTTCCAAGTGAAGGAAGCAATATTTGGATTGATAGTTTTGTAATTCCAAAGACAGCTAAACATTTTAAAGCCATTTATAAATTTCTAAATTTCATGAATGAGCCAGAAAATGCAGCTAAAAATGCAGAGTATGTTGGTTATGCGACAGTTAATGAAGGGGCAAGAAAAATTCTTCCAAGGTCTATTGTTGGCAATAAATCCTTCTATCCAGATTTTAAAACCATGTCGCATTTAGATACTTATCGAGATTTGGGTCAAAAGACTGTTGAGGAATATAATGATTTTTATTTAGAGTTTAAGATGTCTCGCCAGTAA
- a CDS encoding CdaR family protein: MNPEKLDFKTKIISIIMAFIVAIFLFIYVQTQKTQSTTSTDNSRQEQLAATKSTTINAPLKLNGNTDKYFITGYPQKVKIRLEGPAALVTATANTLNFQIVADIANRPTGIHKITLREQGINKSIHYQIMPSYVTINIQARSNRKMAIQTDFNKDSIALGYEAGQPVLSQDTVEVTSAKTEIEKINQVVAKVNLPNDAKTTFSQDVIIQPLDQNGNIVNAVVNPEVIHVRLPIKEMPHKTVKIKFTQDGQGVAGKSYSFKSNVSELKIYGKKDVIDRIDTLAVPVVVNGVEENVQRIIELPEKDGIKKYGQKAIPVNIIVKNSSKK, translated from the coding sequence ATGAATCCAGAAAAATTAGATTTTAAAACCAAGATCATCTCCATAATTATGGCTTTTATAGTTGCTATATTTCTTTTTATTTATGTTCAAACTCAAAAGACGCAAAGTACAACTAGTACTGATAACTCAAGACAAGAGCAGCTTGCGGCCACTAAAAGTACCACTATTAATGCTCCTTTAAAACTAAATGGAAATACCGATAAATATTTCATCACTGGATATCCACAAAAGGTTAAGATCCGTCTTGAAGGTCCAGCTGCTTTGGTAACTGCTACTGCAAACACGCTTAATTTTCAAATTGTTGCAGATATTGCTAATCGTCCAACTGGAATTCATAAAATCACATTAAGGGAACAGGGGATTAATAAATCGATTCATTATCAGATCATGCCCTCTTACGTAACGATCAACATTCAGGCTCGCAGTAATCGAAAAATGGCGATTCAGACGGACTTTAATAAAGACAGTATTGCTTTAGGTTATGAAGCAGGTCAGCCTGTGTTAAGCCAGGATACAGTTGAGGTAACCAGTGCTAAGACTGAAATTGAAAAAATTAATCAAGTGGTTGCTAAAGTGAATTTACCTAATGATGCGAAAACAACTTTTAGTCAAGATGTTATTATTCAGCCTTTAGATCAGAATGGAAATATTGTTAATGCAGTTGTTAATCCAGAAGTAATTCATGTTCGGCTTCCGATTAAGGAAATGCCTCATAAAACTGTTAAAATTAAATTTACCCAGGATGGTCAAGGAGTTGCCGGCAAAAGCTACTCATTTAAATCAAATGTCAGCGAACTTAAGATTTATGGGAAAAAAGATGTAATTGATCGAATAGATACACTTGCTGTTCCAGTGGTAGTAAACGGAGTTGAGGAAAATGTTCAGCGAATTATTGAACTGCCTGAAAAAGACGGCATTAAAAAATATGGACAAAAAGCTATTCCAGTTAATATAATTGTAAAAAATTCAAGCAAGAAATGA
- the cdaA gene encoding diadenylate cyclase CdaA — protein sequence MDLSKFFTLSTLTNIIDILIVWYLFYWLILMIRGTKATQLLRGIAIIIFIKIVSWYFNFKTLNFISDQVINWGVVVLVIIFQPEIRRGLEQIGRGSVFTPANVKEVEIKKQIDEIDTALQYMSKRRIGALITMQGTTGLEEYIETGIPLDALITDGLLINIFIPNTPLHDGAVIIQGSRVAAAAAFLPLSDNPDIPKMFGTRHRAAVGISEVTDALTIVVSEETGAVSFTKNGKLITGMTHDEYRKFLFEELGPKDTKKKHFWQKILSREKSSDEGDQK from the coding sequence ATAGATTTATCTAAATTTTTCACTTTATCAACCTTAACTAATATTATAGATATTTTGATCGTTTGGTATCTTTTCTATTGGTTAATATTGATGATTCGCGGTACAAAAGCAACTCAGCTTTTAAGAGGAATCGCGATTATTATTTTTATTAAAATAGTTAGCTGGTACTTTAATTTTAAGACTTTAAACTTTATTAGCGATCAGGTAATTAATTGGGGTGTTGTTGTATTAGTTATCATTTTTCAGCCGGAAATTAGAAGAGGGTTGGAACAAATTGGGCGCGGCTCAGTATTTACTCCCGCAAATGTTAAAGAAGTTGAAATCAAGAAACAAATTGATGAGATTGATACAGCTTTACAATACATGTCCAAAAGAAGGATTGGAGCACTAATTACGATGCAGGGGACTACTGGGCTAGAGGAGTATATTGAGACAGGAATTCCTCTGGACGCTTTAATTACTGATGGACTTTTAATCAATATTTTTATCCCTAATACGCCGCTTCATGACGGGGCTGTTATTATCCAAGGGAGCCGAGTTGCGGCTGCCGCTGCTTTTTTACCGCTGTCTGATAATCCTGATATTCCAAAAATGTTTGGGACCAGACACAGAGCTGCCGTTGGAATTAGTGAAGTTACTGATGCTCTAACCATAGTCGTCTCCGAAGAAACAGGGGCAGTATCTTTTACGAAAAATGGAAAATTAATTACGGGAATGACCCATGATGAATATCGCAAATTTTTATTTGAAGAGTTAGGACCAAAAGATACAAAGAAAAAACATTTTTGGCAAAAAATTTTATCACGAGAGAAAAGCTCAGATGAAGGTGATCAAAAATGA
- a CDS encoding VanZ family protein, with translation MGFFALDKTIIYFLIFLVFRTLYNYFVRKKGTTVQKELVYDLFIFYILFVLFFTVFRKQYWPWQIPIDFHRSLSDVNWIPFVQTLKMNNGITKVALIYNFLGNIILFIPLGMLFYSIGKKPRHKFLVFLEGFCLSLFIETAQFFTHSGQADVDDLIFNSIGILIGLLIYYILFERKHKRKKRRKKK, from the coding sequence ATGGGCTTCTTTGCGCTCGACAAAACCATTATCTACTTTTTAATTTTCTTAGTTTTTAGAACGTTATATAACTATTTTGTCCGGAAAAAGGGGACAACTGTTCAAAAAGAGTTAGTTTACGATCTGTTTATCTTTTACATTCTTTTTGTTTTATTTTTCACTGTTTTTCGTAAACAATATTGGCCTTGGCAAATTCCGATTGATTTCCATCGATCGTTGAGTGATGTAAATTGGATTCCATTTGTTCAGACTCTTAAAATGAATAATGGAATTACCAAAGTTGCGCTGATTTATAATTTCTTGGGTAATATTATTCTTTTTATTCCATTAGGGATGCTATTTTATTCGATCGGCAAAAAACCTCGACACAAATTTTTGGTTTTTCTGGAAGGTTTTTGTCTATCACTGTTTATCGAAACGGCCCAGTTTTTTACTCATTCCGGACAGGCGGATGTTGACGATTTAATATTTAATTCAATTGGAATTTTAATCGGTTTATTGATTTATTACATATTATTTGAGCG
- the glmM gene encoding phosphoglucosamine mutase, which yields MTKYFGTDGVRGVANVSLKPEMAFKLGRCGGFVLTNGSTEYAKVVVARDTRASGEMLVSSLISGLLSVGVDVENVGVITTPALSFLIKKFDLSAGIMISASHNPAQDNGIKFFGTDGNKLSDQMEDKIEKLIDAKEDDLPRPSAKGLGKIISFPGALESYVSFLHGYAKDYNKSLNIMLDTANGAGSKVAPSLFETLNLNYEIMSDHPDGININDKVGSTHPEKLIETVKTQGFDAGFAIDGDGDRCIAVDEFGNIVDGDKIMYIISSYFKSKGELAGNTVVTTVMSNIGLYKALDKAGIDYQVTAVGDRYVSENMFKNGFVIGGEQSGHIILRNYHNTGDGLLTMIVLLNIMFDEGKTLSELASPVKTYPQKLVNIKVQDKNSWENCSVLQDKIKEIEKKMAGDGRVLIRPSGTENLLRVMVEASTDELVNNYVDELVKIVEQELS from the coding sequence ATGACTAAGTATTTTGGAACTGACGGAGTTAGAGGAGTTGCTAACGTTTCTTTAAAACCAGAAATGGCTTTTAAACTTGGACGTTGTGGAGGATTTGTTTTAACTAATGGAAGCACTGAATATGCTAAAGTTGTAGTAGCACGCGATACAAGAGCTTCCGGAGAAATGTTAGTGTCATCGCTCATTTCTGGTCTATTGTCAGTTGGAGTTGACGTTGAAAACGTGGGGGTCATTACAACCCCAGCTTTATCTTTTCTGATTAAGAAATTTGATTTGTCTGCCGGAATCATGATTTCAGCTTCTCATAATCCAGCGCAAGATAATGGAATTAAATTTTTTGGAACCGATGGAAATAAATTATCCGATCAAATGGAAGATAAAATCGAAAAGTTAATTGATGCGAAAGAAGACGACTTGCCACGTCCTAGCGCAAAAGGTTTGGGTAAAATCATCTCATTTCCTGGTGCATTAGAAAGTTACGTCAGCTTCTTACATGGATATGCAAAAGACTACAACAAGAGTCTAAACATCATGTTAGACACCGCAAATGGTGCCGGAAGTAAAGTTGCTCCTTCTTTATTTGAGACGCTAAATTTGAATTATGAAATCATGTCAGATCATCCTGACGGCATTAATATCAATGATAAAGTAGGTTCAACTCACCCTGAAAAATTAATTGAAACGGTAAAAACTCAAGGATTTGATGCCGGATTTGCAATAGATGGTGACGGAGACCGCTGTATTGCCGTTGACGAGTTCGGCAACATTGTTGATGGTGATAAAATTATGTATATTATCAGCAGCTATTTTAAATCTAAAGGAGAACTTGCAGGCAATACCGTCGTAACTACAGTAATGAGTAATATTGGCCTTTATAAGGCTCTTGATAAAGCTGGGATTGATTATCAAGTCACTGCAGTAGGGGATCGCTATGTCAGCGAGAACATGTTTAAAAATGGTTTTGTGATCGGCGGGGAACAGTCAGGCCACATTATTTTGAGAAATTATCATAATACTGGCGATGGTCTCTTAACGATGATTGTTCTGCTTAATATTATGTTTGATGAGGGTAAGACTTTATCTGAACTTGCAAGCCCAGTTAAAACTTATCCGCAAAAATTAGTAAATATTAAGGTTCAAGATAAAAATTCATGGGAAAATTGTTCTGTTTTGCAGGATAAAATCAAAGAAATCGAAAAAAAAATGGCTGGTGACGGCCGAGTTTTGATTCGTCCAAGTGGAACCGAAAATCTTTTAAGAGTAATGGTTGAAGCTTCTACAGACGAATTAGTTAATAATTATGTTGATGAGCTTGTAAAAATCGTTGAACAGGAATTAAGTTAG